In Providencia zhijiangensis, a single window of DNA contains:
- the ydfG gene encoding bifunctional NADP-dependent 3-hydroxy acid dehydrogenase/3-hydroxypropionate dehydrogenase YdfG, translated as MIILVTGATSGFGEAIARKFIQHNFTVIGTGRRTERLNALHQELGDKFYPLTLDVQDRKAIQHAVANLPSHLKNIDLLVNNAGLALGLEPAFDANPDDWETMINTNTKGLVNMTYEVLQGMVEKNHGHIINIGSTAASWPYKGGNVYGATKAFVKQFSLGLRADLVGKKIRVTDIEPGLVGGTEFSNVRFKGDDEKVTNTYKGADALTAEDIAETVYWVATLPAHMNVNTLELMPVCQTFAGLTVHKQ; from the coding sequence ATGATTATTCTAGTAACCGGCGCAACATCAGGATTTGGTGAAGCTATTGCTCGCAAATTTATTCAACATAACTTCACTGTGATTGGGACAGGACGCAGAACTGAAAGATTAAATGCATTACATCAAGAATTGGGTGATAAATTTTATCCATTAACTCTGGATGTACAAGACCGAAAAGCCATTCAACACGCTGTCGCCAATTTGCCTTCCCACTTAAAAAACATCGATCTTTTAGTCAATAATGCGGGGCTTGCTTTAGGATTAGAGCCCGCATTTGATGCAAATCCGGATGACTGGGAAACCATGATCAACACAAATACCAAAGGCTTAGTCAATATGACTTATGAAGTGCTGCAAGGTATGGTGGAAAAAAATCACGGGCACATTATCAATATTGGTTCAACAGCTGCATCTTGGCCATATAAAGGCGGCAACGTTTACGGCGCAACCAAGGCGTTTGTGAAACAATTTTCCTTAGGATTACGTGCAGATTTAGTGGGCAAAAAAATCCGTGTGACCGATATTGAGCCTGGGTTAGTCGGTGGAACTGAGTTTTCAAATGTCCGTTTCAAAGGTGATGATGAAAAAGTCACAAATACCTATAAAGGCGCGGATGCCCTTACTGCTGAAGATATTGCGGAAACAGTTTATTGGGTGGCAACACTTCCGGCTCATATGAACGTTAATACACTGGAATTAATGCCAGTGTGCCAAACATTTGCTGGATTAACCGTACATAAACAATAA
- a CDS encoding DUF1283 family protein gives MSTSQKFIKNGLAAICFCLPLMWVNAAQAANTSCAAGSTCVSVGNGSNDPLNKEQARQDKEQWDETKMLRSKVNRRTEKEFDKIDAAFDAKDKCEKSLNLNAYWEPNTQRCLDVNSGRPIINP, from the coding sequence ATGAGCACGTCACAAAAATTTATCAAAAATGGTCTGGCTGCAATCTGCTTCTGCCTCCCTTTGATGTGGGTTAATGCGGCGCAAGCAGCTAATACATCATGCGCTGCGGGTAGCACTTGTGTTTCTGTCGGTAATGGTAGTAATGACCCGTTGAATAAAGAACAGGCGCGACAAGATAAAGAACAGTGGGATGAAACTAAAATGCTGCGTTCTAAAGTTAACCGCCGCACCGAAAAAGAGTTTGATAAGATTGATGCCGCATTTGATGCGAAAGATAAATGTGAGAAAAGTTTGAATCTTAATGCGTATTGGGAGCCAAATACTCAACGTTGCCTTGATGTTAACTCAGGCCGTCCAATTATCAATCCATAG
- the bioD gene encoding dethiobiotin synthase, translated as MNNLFITGTDTDVGKTVSTLAILQALNNQGIKAVGYKPIADQCIDTPEGKRNKDALLIHRVSQDLVSYDEVNPVRLGDNYSHENSIDFNKINKGLDHLHEQSDIVVIEGNGGWRYLLDDNTFYADWLKKQSVGVILVVGIQHGCVNHALLTAEAIRADGLPLVGWLANRINPGLAHYAQIIQRMQQHINAPLLGEIPYLLRPEEKELGHYLDGEKLQEFVSVPAF; from the coding sequence ATGAACAATCTATTTATTACCGGGACAGATACAGATGTCGGGAAGACGGTATCGACACTAGCAATATTACAAGCACTTAATAATCAAGGTATTAAAGCAGTAGGGTACAAACCTATTGCAGATCAATGTATCGATACACCTGAAGGGAAGCGCAATAAGGATGCACTTCTTATTCACCGTGTTTCGCAAGACCTTGTCTCGTATGATGAAGTTAACCCTGTCAGACTTGGCGATAATTACAGCCATGAAAACAGTATCGATTTTAATAAAATCAACAAAGGGTTAGACCACCTTCATGAGCAAAGCGACATAGTCGTTATCGAAGGTAATGGCGGATGGCGTTATCTTCTTGATGATAATACTTTTTATGCCGATTGGCTGAAAAAACAATCTGTTGGCGTGATCTTAGTCGTCGGAATTCAGCATGGGTGTGTCAATCATGCATTATTGACAGCTGAAGCTATTCGAGCGGATGGTTTACCGTTAGTCGGTTGGTTAGCCAATAGAATCAACCCAGGCTTGGCACATTACGCTCAAATTATTCAGCGTATGCAACAACATATTAATGCGCCATTACTGGGTGAAATTCCTTATTTATTGCGTCCTGAAGAAAAAGAATTGGGACATTATTTAGATGGTGAAAAACTGCAAGAGTTTGTTTCGGTTCCTGCATTTTAA
- a CDS encoding ROK family protein produces MINQTGNTDQIKQLNTGLVYRIIAQHGPISRIALSKQSQLAPASITKITRELMDAHLIQEREFPVLGLRGRPAVGLVIESEGWQFLAIRIEQQHAIISLKEINAKTLTEKSYPFDVKGNQQFSDRLSELIGLFFEENASHLERVTAISILLDGLLDSYSGVIHRLPDYHVHQLDIGELLTEKTGLPVYLHPTVNALAIGDHLKYSESRPQKNIIYLQIQDVVNVAVLNHGYSLDSITHQPILFAHTQTDSERPQSCYCGGKGCLETKIAIPAIIQQARELLADYPASILHKESIDINTISRGAIENDPLCILLLDITAKRLAYPLAMMINLFGTELILVNSALTDEHNYWLTRLQYFISLYRNPLYSNKLMFDKSIISIRESETALIQNALYDGSLLLQLLQG; encoded by the coding sequence ATGATAAACCAAACGGGGAATACCGACCAAATAAAGCAGTTAAATACTGGGCTTGTGTACCGAATTATTGCACAGCATGGTCCTATTTCCCGTATTGCGTTATCAAAACAGTCTCAATTGGCCCCAGCGAGTATCACCAAAATTACCCGTGAACTGATGGATGCTCACTTGATACAGGAACGTGAATTTCCAGTATTAGGGCTAAGAGGGCGTCCAGCTGTTGGGTTAGTCATTGAAAGTGAAGGTTGGCAATTTTTAGCCATTCGAATTGAACAACAACACGCCATCATTTCGTTAAAAGAAATTAATGCTAAAACCCTCACAGAAAAAAGCTATCCTTTTGATGTAAAAGGCAATCAACAATTTAGTGATCGGTTATCGGAACTGATTGGTCTGTTTTTCGAAGAAAACGCATCTCACTTAGAAAGAGTCACGGCGATCAGTATCTTATTAGATGGTCTCTTAGACTCTTATTCTGGGGTTATTCATAGGTTGCCTGACTACCATGTTCACCAACTGGATATTGGTGAATTGCTAACAGAAAAAACAGGTCTGCCCGTCTATCTTCACCCAACTGTTAATGCCCTGGCTATCGGCGACCACCTCAAATATTCAGAGTCTCGTCCACAAAAAAATATTATTTATCTACAAATTCAAGATGTGGTTAATGTCGCGGTGCTGAATCACGGTTATTCTTTGGATTCAATAACACATCAGCCTATATTATTTGCGCATACTCAAACTGATTCAGAAAGACCACAATCTTGCTATTGTGGAGGAAAGGGCTGCTTAGAAACTAAGATAGCTATTCCTGCAATTATTCAGCAAGCAAGGGAATTACTTGCAGATTATCCCGCATCCATCTTGCATAAAGAGAGCATCGATATTAATACAATTAGTCGAGGCGCAATAGAAAATGATCCATTATGTATTTTGTTACTCGATATAACAGCCAAGCGCCTTGCTTATCCATTAGCAATGATGATTAATTTATTTGGAACTGAATTGATTTTAGTTAATTCGGCTTTAACGGATGAGCACAATTACTGGCTTACTCGTCTACAATATTTTATCTCTTTATATAGGAACCCTCTTTACAGTAATAAATTAATGTTTGATAAATCAATAATTTCAATTAGAGAAAGTGAAACGGCATTAATTCAGAATGCACTTTATGATGGCTCACTGTTGTTGCAATTACTGCAAGGCTAA
- a CDS encoding LysR family transcriptional regulator, with translation MNIELRHLRYFIAVAEELHFGRAAERLHMSQPPLSQQIQALEEMVNAKLLERNNRNVALTPAGAMFLKEAYQILGQVDAAATKAARMEKGELGELSIGFTSTTPFMHKVTMSLRQYREASPDVSIHMHQMNTKQQIPPLVTGRIDIGIMRNTILPEQLDYQLLFREPFMVAVYEGHPLLAFEESGVDIKQLAAYPLVFFEREVGTALYDEINQLLASEGVVPTISQEAGEAMTILGLVSAGMGISIITESFTRMKIDGVRYLKLANIQATSEVWLVYNTRRTPPAAAKKLTELLLHNIVGI, from the coding sequence ATGAACATCGAATTACGCCACCTACGTTATTTTATTGCTGTTGCCGAAGAGCTACATTTTGGACGTGCGGCTGAGCGCTTGCACATGTCTCAGCCACCATTAAGCCAGCAGATCCAAGCTCTTGAAGAGATGGTAAATGCCAAATTATTAGAGCGCAATAACCGCAATGTCGCCTTAACGCCAGCCGGTGCCATGTTTCTCAAAGAAGCCTACCAAATTTTAGGACAGGTCGATGCGGCAGCGACCAAAGCGGCTCGGATGGAAAAAGGGGAGCTTGGCGAACTGTCTATTGGCTTTACGTCCACAACGCCATTTATGCATAAAGTCACTATGAGCCTGCGCCAATACCGAGAAGCATCCCCTGATGTTTCCATTCATATGCATCAAATGAATACGAAGCAGCAAATCCCGCCTTTAGTGACTGGGCGCATAGACATTGGCATCATGCGCAATACAATATTGCCTGAACAATTGGACTATCAATTATTATTCAGAGAGCCTTTCATGGTTGCTGTTTATGAAGGGCATCCTTTACTGGCTTTCGAAGAAAGTGGGGTCGATATTAAGCAGCTTGCGGCTTACCCGTTAGTTTTCTTTGAGCGGGAAGTGGGTACGGCGCTGTATGATGAGATTAACCAATTATTAGCCTCTGAAGGGGTGGTTCCTACTATTTCCCAAGAAGCGGGGGAAGCTATGACCATTCTAGGCTTAGTGTCTGCTGGAATGGGAATTTCTATCATCACTGAATCCTTTACTCGAATGAAGATTGACGGCGTGAGATATCTAAAACTCGCGAATATTCAAGCTACTTCAGAGGTCTGGTTAGTCTACAATACGCGACGAACGCCACCTGCTGCAGCTAAAAAACTGACTGAGTTACTGCTGCACAATATTGTCGGTATATAG